One Scomber scombrus unplaced genomic scaffold, fScoSco1.1 SCAFFOLD_200, whole genome shotgun sequence genomic window carries:
- the LOC133977108 gene encoding 7SK snRNA methylphosphate capping enzyme-like, protein MIKMSLEKETVKVSPTFPAAPVSLSEQPQLAKSHPLRPKNGLQAPGNSQNPLAAVPTQRIAKRRYSMGVGFKGLAKRRRRANSDSQAEPVLPSHFLLGGNIFDPLNLNSLMDEDVNRVTNQETPKCSPLPTRGGDPVEILVPRDITDPLNLKGGAAGAEGGVLLSPLKSRKRHRNRGGSVPARVVPLTTRLTVPVVTREGSVPVSPLPCELNTAITCRDDVAPPPILPRRHTHPPPGHAHKPGNQGDGRQRRRRRTTSTRSLDTAAMSIVTTSTAAQSTKFETPLMGGARANRCGGPQPGSAQTPQRKKDKRRYQHGNHSRYYGYHGSYGDGWEGRVGAEEDPRLRLLEADWFRDKKVLDVGCGAGHMTLAIARRFNPAHILGVELDHRLVHAANQNVRHFLSHDMVEEERRRRRGGTTSLLSSSPTGTKTGGTQEEEKMNEEEQEKKKDVKEEEQEEKKDVKKEEQEEVKEEEQEEKKDMKEEEQEEKKEGDEEVMEEFQRAMSLLSFPLSFRVSRGPLAAPPFLLPPSSSSSSSSCRFPNNVTFIQGDYVSEREAWPGRGQYDIIMCLGVTKWVQLHSGDGGVVRLFKRAYQSLSPGGLLILEPQPWSRYSHSKRASETTYRNYRSVRLRPEQFTCYLTDSVGFTSYRLITDTGNQRPIYLFHKGSAHRK, encoded by the exons ATGATCAAAATGTCATTGGAAAAAGAAACCGTTAAAGTGAGTCCGACCTTCCCTGCCGCCCCCGTCAGCCTATCAGAGCAGCCACAGCTCGCTAAGTCCCACCCTCTCCGTCCTAAAAATGGCCTCCAGGCGCCTGGCAACAGCCAGAACCCGCTCGCCGCTGTGCCGACTCAGCGAATCGCAAAGAGGCGCTACTCCATGGGCGTCGGCTTCAAGGGGCTGGCCAAGCGCCGTCGGCGTGCCAACAGTGACAGCCAAGCAGAGCCGGTGCTGCCGAGTCACTTCCTGTTGGGCGGGAACATCTTTGACCCGCTGAACCTGAACTCCCTGATGGACGAAGACGTGAACAG GGTGACCAATCAGGAGACACCAAAGTGTTCGCCCCTGCCGACAAGAGGCGGAGACCCCGTAGAGATCCTCGTCCCTCGTGACATCACCGACCCCCTCAACCTGAAGGGGGGGGCCGCGGGGGCCGAAGGGGGGGTCCTTCTGTCCCCGCTGAAGTCCAGGAAGAGACACAGGAACCGAGGGGGGTCGGTACCTGCCCGAGTGGTCCCGCTCACCACTCGACTGACAG ttcCCGTGGTGACCAGAGAGGGCAGTGTTCCCGTATCTCCTCTTCCGTGTGAACTCAACACGGCGATCACCTGTCGGGATGACGTGGCCCCGCCCCCCATCCTCCCCAGGAGACACACCCACCCCCCACCAGGCCACGCCCACAAACCTGGTAACCAGGGCGATGGTCGCCAGCGGAGACGGCGACGCACCACTTCCACCAGGTCGTTGGACACCGCCGCAATGAGCATTGTTACCACGTCAACAGCAGCTCAGTCAACCAAGTTCGAGACGCCGCTGATGGGCGGGGCCAGAGCCAACAG GTGCGGAGGACCTCAGCCCGGTTCCGCTCAGAcaccacagaggaagaaggacaAACGCCGCTACCAGCACGGCAACCACAGCCGTTACTATGGTTACCATGGTTCCTACGGCGACGGGTGGGAGGGGCGCGTGGGGGCGGAGGAGGACCCCCGCCTCCGCCTGCTGGAAGCTGATTGGTTCAGAGACAAGAAGGTGCTGGATGTGGGCTGTGGTGCCGGTCACATGACCCTCGCCATTGCCCGCAGGTTTAACCCCGCCCACATCCTGGGGGTGGAGCTAGACCACAGACTAGTGCACGCAGCCAATCAGAACGTCAGACACTTCCTGTCACATGACAtggtggaggaagagaggaggaggaggagaggaggaaccACGtcgctcctctcctcctctcctacaGGGACAAAGACGGGAGGGACacaagaagaggagaagatgaatgaggaggagcaggagaagaagaaagacgtgaaagaggaggagcaggaggagaagaaagacgTGAaaaaggaggagcaggaggaggtgaaagaggaggagcaggaggagaagaaagacatgaaagaggaggagcaggaggagaagaaagagggtgatgaggaggtgatggaggagttCCAGCGGGCaatgtctctcctctccttcccgcTGTCCTTCAGAGTGAGTCGTGGTCCTCTGgctgctcctcctttcctcctccctccttcctcctcctcctcctcctcctcctgcaggttCCCCAACAACGTCACCTTCATACAG GGCGACTACGTGTCAGAGCGGGAGGCGTGGCCTGGCCGGGGtcagtatgacatcatcatgtgtCTTGGGGTCACTAAGTGGGTGCAGCTGCATTCAGGTGACGGGGGCGTTGTCCGGCTGTTCAAACGAGCCTATCAGAGCCTGTCACCGGGCGGACTGCTGATCCTGGAGCCACAACCATGGAGCCGCTACAGCCACAGCAAGAGAGCCTCG GAGACAACGTATCGTAACTACAGGAGTGTGAGACTGAGACCAGAACAGTTCACCTGTTACCTCACTGACAGTGTGGGCTTCACCTCCTACAGACTCATCACagacacag GTAACCAGCGGCCCATCTACCTTTTCCACAAAGGCTCCGCCCACAGGAAGTGA